In Rhodamnia argentea isolate NSW1041297 chromosome 1, ASM2092103v1, whole genome shotgun sequence, the genomic window TGAAACTCCATGCATTACCAGAATGTGTAATTCACTAGGAAATTGCCTACTTGCAtgccaaaaggacaaaaatagtGAGATTTGGTATAAGACGGGTCAAAATAGATAATATATCAAGTGAATTAGTTCAGAGAGTGTTGCAATTTGATTGTATAAATTGAAAcgtttagaatttgattgcacattgaactaaaCGTGTAGGACAATCGGTGCCATCTCttgtaaaattttcaatcaaacatgTTGAGAATCCCGTTCTTCGAACTTCATTTTTTGCCTCCGTCAATGTTCTcattagaggtggcaaaatgggtctaaaacccatattcaacccatatttgatggtggtgggtcaaaaatgggttagcTTAAGtgcttaaatgggtcataagtgGGTTATTTAGAAATCTAATGGGTtctaaatggatcataaatgggtcaGGTAAAACAACTATcttaaaaaagttataaataaaatttatgaatatttaaaaaaaaattcgaacttttaatattttattatgttattaattttttcttttctttttttcttttttttttctcctgccTTGACCGCCACCGGCCTACGATGGCCACCGGCGAGCCTAGGGTGAGCTTGACTAGCCAAGATCTAGCGAGCCTCAAGGCTCGGCCGAGGGCCGACAACGGCCATCGGCGAGCCTAGGGCGAGCTTGGCTAGCCGAGATCTAACAAGCCTTGAGGTTCGGCCGAGCGCCTCGAGCTCTAGTCGCCCAACGGGATCCGATTCGAGTGAGCTCGTACGAGCctaggcgagctcgaggcttgtcGGGATCTAGCCTCGAGTTGCCGGTTGGAATCGAGTGAGCTTCAATTTCGCCGACATTGGGCGAGGTCGAGGCTCGTTGGGATCCGGCCTCGAGTCGCCAGGCTGAATCGAGTGAGCCTCACTAGGAAGCGATCGATTATCGAGCTTCCCGCCGTCGCCAAAACCCTAAATACCGGCGGACGGAGGAGGGAGGTTGCAGACGGAGTTGCAAATGAAGATTCCAGACGGAGTTGCAAATGAAGATTGCAGAcgaaggaggaaggagaaaaaaagaaaaagaagaaaaagaaaagataaaataaaataaaaattaaaaacatttttttgtcacgaaattaaaaacattttataaaattacaaattttaaaaaatatttataataaaaaaaactttcacaaaatttgtATTATATGATTTAGTTAAACATCATTTTTTTATCTGATATGATTTGGTTTAATATAGAATTGTTTAAGAAATACGGTTCGGGtatgggtcgggttgggtatgggtcattGAATTTCCATTGGATAAATATgagtcaaaacggattaaatggattaatatgggtcggactatattcgacccaacccaaatccgatccgacccacccatttgacacctctagttcTCATTCACGCTCGAGCACTACTAGTAGATGGACTAATCTTAGATTTGTAACTGGACCATGGTCGGAAGGGGCAATCAGAATTCAAGATCAGCGAAAAATTAGCATCCCCTTCTTTTaagtctttcctttttttggcgcATACTAGGCTTGTCTAATTCTGGTGCAATCCgaagcaaaattaaaataagaaaaaaagaaaagtttttcgACAGCAAAAGTGCGAAACGCAGAAACGACGAGAAATGCTGGCGAAGGACGCGAGCGTACCGACCTTCGATCTCCCCGACGACGTATTACGCGTCCTGCCCTCCGATCCCTACGACCAGCTCGATGTTGCCCGGAAGATCACCTCCCTCGCCCTCTCCGCCCGCGTCTCCGACCTCGAGTCCGAGTCCTCCTCCCTCCGCGCCGACCTCGCCGACCTCCGGTCCCAGGTCGACTCCCTCGGCGCCTCCCTCGCCGACGCCGCCAATCGGCTCGCCCGAGCCGACCACGAGAAGGtcctcccctccccctccccccccctcctcttctCCCCCTGTGTTGGAAAATGATGAGGTTTGACTTTTCTTAATCTTGCGCGGTTCAGGAGGAGTTGCTGAGAGAGAACGCTTCGCTGTCGGAGACTGTGAGGAAGCTGAATAGAGATGTTGCGAAGGTAATGACTAATGCTTAATCGTGTTCGTGatggtttatttattttttgttcgttTGTTGTTTAGAACTGGTTGTGATTCGCTTTTTCTACGCGCGAATATGTGGAACGGACGGACGATTTATGTTTGCTCTGAGAATTCGATTTTCTATTCGAGCGTCTCGGTCTCGTACGCGAAGAACGACAGTGAATGGCGAGGAGTTCTGTTTTTGGTGCCTATAAAAATCGTCTCAGACAACCTTGCGGTGATCCTTACAAGAGAATGTGTTACCTTATAAGAAGTTTAAATGGAAATGAACAATGTCAGTATCACCATggggatttttcatttttttccccttcattgTTGTGTATGAAGGATTTCAGAACAAAAGGAATACTTCGGCTGACGTGATGTGGGATGACAATGCGGCATATGAAATCCGATACTAGTATGCTGTTGTTAATACCCAGCCCTGGAATTCTCTCCACTTTCATCATGATTTTAAAATCCGGGCTCCACTGAGCACGCTAACGGGGTATTCTTAGGTTGTCCTATTTCCGATATGGTTCGGTTGATTGTGTCTAGTTTCAACGGCAACAATAAACCCCGGTTGTGGTAAAGACTTTTTGAATGTGGCGCTTCATGGAAGTACTTAGTTGTTTGTGCAGTGTTCATTAAGAATGTAGTCCTTTGGTTCTCAGAGATATGGGTGACATGTGATTGCTCTATAAGTTGTGTGGGGATTATGAGATATTAGTTCTTTGGGGGTGAACAAATGTTCCTCTACTCAGTCTTCTTCCTCATAGTATTGATCTAGAGCGAGGGATATAATCTAGAAAGCGTATATTTGCAGAGACATGCTTTTTTAGGGTGAAACTTTGTTTAGCAATTCCTAATGGTTGTGGGAATGTGCTCGATTAAATTTAACTTGTGGTTTATGCAGTTGGAGGTATTCCGGAGGACGCTTATGCAGTCCCTTCAAGAGGATGATGAAAGCTTTGTAAGTGAGTTAGCCCAGAGTTGTTTTCGGATCGAGCATCTAAAATTTGCTTTCTCTTGCCTAAGAATTTACTTTGCTTATTAGCTCAATTACcgtgaactttttctttttttctttttcaatcacTCTGTGCGATTATCTACCACAGGCAGGAACACCGCAAATTATTGCCAGGCCAACACTAAGTGGTATGGTCTTTTGGCACCATGTCCTTCAGATTAATTGTATAGCTTCAGTGTGATGCCCTTGGAAATAGTTAAACATGGCTTCCTGATCTGTTTCTAATGCAACCAAAGCACTATTCTTGAAGTTTGTGCAACCTTGCCTTGTCGTTACTCTGATCTCCTGactgataatttttctttgtcttgtcCTTGTTgcgaaattaccaaaacagcTTTATAAATAACTAATAGAACATGACCAGGGCAAAATATCTAAGAATCAGGTCTGCTGATGGTTTAGAAAAATCCTCCATGGTTAATGGCAAGTTCAGCATGCTTGGAAGCTCCCATTTATGCATTTATATGCTTTACGATGTCCTGCCGGTGATAACATGCCACTGAGTTTATGTATATGTTGCTGCTTCAATGCATTTGTTGATTGTTTCTGAAGATGATGGTTCCCTGCCTCCTTCAAGATCATCATCGATTCAGAGCCGATTATCAGAAATGGGAAACTCATCAGTAGAGGATCCTGAAACAGAAGGTGTGTTgctcttttgatttttggagaGTATATATTTAACTCAataccatttcaaaattaggtAAGCTATGCttttaatgttaaaaaaattattatactgTGAAATAGTATCAATGTTTCTGTTGTTGCAAAATCTTGATATTGAGTACGTGTTGATCTCTCTAGATAAGACCAATATTGTCTATTCAATTAGTGGGAAAGACTCTCCTCCCTTAAAAAGTACCTATTTTATTTAGTTGAGTACCCTgatcacaaaagaaaaatatcgtcATTCTAAATTTTCTTGTGTATAGATTCGCGACCAGGGATATCACATGGCCTGATATTCAGTTCGCAAATGAGCACTCCCCGGTTCACTCCTCTTGGATCTCCTCTAAGTTTCTCTCTATCTGCGTCCCCTTCAAGAGTTTCGAAGGCAGTGTCTCCAAGACGACAGCCCGCATCATTTGCAACCCCAGTGGACAAGTTTGATGACAGGTCCTCCACGCGCTCTTCGTCGCGCTTAATCCGCCATGGTTCTTTAGGAGCCTTCGAGGCAGTATCTCAAACGGGTTAGTATAATGCATGACCTCAAATCTTTGACGTCAGAGTTCAAAGAAAGATGAATTTTCTGTTCTTGATCTACACGTCATATGCTTTTACTTGTCCTCGTCTACTTCTTTGTCTAACTGTTTCAGGAATAACTCGAGTCGACGGGAAAGAATTCCTACGGCAAGTGAGGTGAGGAGTTAGACTTGTCCTTGCTGTGGATGGGTTTCTAACTTTCCTGTTGTGTTATGCTTTTGAGAAATAGGAATTCTCACGTGTGCTTGAGCTTGCGAGCATTATGGAATGCAATTCATCCATGAAAGTTTAAGGCAATCTTGAAAGCGCAAAATAAAGTTGTTGGTGGAATCTCGAATTCTATGAAATGGTTTTTCTTTCACGATCAGCTGTGGATTCACATAATATCTTTGACAACCCAATGGGACAGGATGTGATGATATCATGATACGCATAATAGAAAGAGAAGGGGGGTTTTGAAGGATTGAATTCTCACCATTCGTTTGGTTACATGGCAGGACCCGATTACCATATGAACAGTTCGCTGCTTTTTTGGCAAATGTTAAGCAATTGAATTCTCACAGGCAATCAAAAgaagtactctctctctctctctctctctctctctctctctctctctctctattgagCACAGTTTAATTAGTTGCTGCTAATGGCTTCGTTTATTTTACTTCATGTTGTAACGCAGGAGACTCTACGGAATGCTGCCGAGATCTTTGGTTCAGAGAATAAGGATCTCTATGATGTATTCGAGAGATTCTTGACTCGCCGTGCTGATTAAATGCATGGATTGGCGAACAAATGCCTTAATGATGCAGGTGCTGCCTGTAAAATTAATTCTCATCACttccacattgaataaatttaagcTCGTCATGATCGGAGACGAGGTTTTGATCCTGCAATGACATTGACATTGGTTTGGATTCAACCAAACATCCTCATCTGGGGGTGGATTGTGGTCGTCTGTGGTCTTGGAGATTTACTGCTGTTAAAAGATTGCGCGCTTCAAAATCTTTTAAAAGCATGTGAAGGTTAATGTCTATATCCCTGATTTATAGAGGAAAAGGTGGCAAAATTCAAATCCTCAGCATCATTCTAAAGGGAAAACGAGCTgccaagaaaagggaaaagtttcCAGCTTATTAACAAATGAaagtaaggaaaaaattattaattgacGGGGCGAAAAGAGTAATAGGTAGCTCCCTCTAACTTAAAACAAGTGGAAgaattgtccaatcaatcctaagtaatcaatcctaaatttattccACGGATGTGGACtcagtcattaattttttaattttatcaatttagttttaaatctttgtgcgaaattttattataattctcgttgaatttttcaatttagttttaaatctttgcACAAAATTCTAATATTATCCTTGTTGGAATCCCTGAAACAATGGTATCTCATGTGGGCGGTTGGCGATAATTGGACCTGTCATTTCAGATGAAAGTGGACAAGAAGGATCACAATGGATGTTTTGCGTGaagatttaggacaaaattgaaaaaagtttaggattaaatcgatATAtacacaataagtttaggatcggttgggtaattttccctaaaacaaGTAGCTTGAGATTTTTAGGTTCAGGGGTAACGGGATTTTAATGtaataataattaatgaaaaaattatgaattttgtcCTTCCAGATTGGCTTTTGCAACCCGCAAGGTTGGCTTTTTGGTAGGAGTTTCGTTGAAGGGTAATTGTACTGCGaattcctctttcttttccattttaattaaaatttaacttttGCTTATGTACTTTCAAGCTCTTTTTAATTAAGCCCctgtaatttttaatttgtttattggATTCCTTTTACTTACCCAAATTTTCTAATCAAAGTCCGTTTGATACCAAATTCGGTTGACATGATTATCGAATGACGCCAAGCTatgatagtaaaaaaaaaaaaaacggatggCGGCATCGTCCGGACAGAAAATTTAGCTAATGTAGATAACGTTCAAGCACGACATGAATAAAATTCAGCTGATGTACAATGCTGACATGAACGTTCACATAAGAGAAACTTTATTTGCATTGCACTACGATATGCGACGGTCATGTCAATTGGATTGGATCAGATTTTGTATTTAAGAGATTTAACTATAGTGATTATGAAATTTAAAAGACTTAATTAGATAAATTAAATTCGTAAATACTAAtgagaaaaagtgaaaaaatagaGACAAAAAGTagaggttttgttttttttttccctagtcACTGGTGGTCGTAGGAGCTACCCTCATCGACGATTACGTGAAATCTTCGAAATCCATGGAATGACCCCAGAAGAAACGTGCATGAGATACCCACGAATGTCTTACTCTTTCGGACGCGAGAGACAGCCCTGTACTTCGTAGTTCCTAATTTTGCCTCATCTTTTTTAGCACGAGAATAACCTCCATGATTTCCTCCCATAATATTAAAACTCATCCTCCGCTTTGTCGGCAGAAGAATTTGCGGCATCGGTGTGGATGGAAGATTTAAGCTGCGTATAGTAACTctctagaaaaaatatttttgttctcaaaatattttcaaaacactttaaaaatagaaacgcgtatggtaaaaaagtgttcccgttGTTACGGGAACACttttaaataagaaaaacacttttgaagcagaaataaaaacaaaacaaaaaaaattactactGTGTTCCTGAAACAccttttagaaacacattttgaacatcttttagaaacaattaggaacaattttatttttgaacacactctcttctcttttgttcttgcacgatgttgacacttgatttttgattattttattttaaaaaattaattaaaaataccaaaataattcataaaattacaaaatcaaccttggaagctttggcctagccttaggaaccacttttgaacaaaaaacattttatgtaatttttgacatttttaagatttattttaattataaaaatagccaaaaatcaggaaaaatagtaCTCGCAGTcataaaaattgacaaaaatagtcaatatcaTTATTTTAGttcacttttcattttggcctcttaaaattttaaaaattcaatttgggaccacatgccttttcattgaacataatcctaaattgattaaaaattttcattttaaatcattttagccaaaaaaatttaCGCAACTGGACTAAAatgacctaaatgcacaaatatttttcattttagtcctcgATTTCACTTAcgggtaatcatatttttaactacttggaaACATTTACGTGTATCtcataattataatttttcctatctatagaaaacatatttgaagtTCTCGTTGTCCAATTTCAATCcgtcttctctttcagtttttttttttttttatagttgatctcgtccatattataatttgataaatcgtgcataaattacttatacatatattggtctaatttgatttagtaaattgaacaaatgaagttaaaaagataaagaaatcttaattttaatatataaatatagtcctcttaattaaatgaaaaaattaggaacaattttttttacgtttaccaaacatgtttttttttctttttttgttacgggaacaaaaattttatgcgattaccaaacgcatttctgttcttttttttttttgcgggaacataatttttttgtagtgaccaaacgcgtttctgttttcaaaaatcgttgacaggaacataaatagaaaaaagtgtttCGATTTTAAAAGTTGTTccgagaacagaaacgttaccatatgcAACCTTAGCTAATGTAGACAGTGCTCAAGTACGACATGGATAAAGTTTAGTTGATGTGCAGTGTTGATGTGAACAGTGGCATAAGAAAAACTTTATGTGCATTGCCCTACAACGTTGCATGACGAGCAACGGCCATGTCAATTGGATTTGATCAGATTTGGTGTTCAAGAGATTTAAAAGACataattagataaattaaaGCCATAAATACTAATGAGTAAATGTAAAAATACGTAGGAAAAAtgtagagctttttttttttccctagttGTTCGTGGTCGTAGACCAAGTCGGGAATTATGTGAAATCTCCGAAATCTGTGGAAAGACCTGAGAAGAAAAGAGATTTTGTAGGACCATGCACGAGATTCCCATGAAACCCGTACTCTTTCGGATGCGAGAGACCGTCCTATACACCGTTGTGTCTAATTTTGTCAAATCCTTTTTAGCACAAGAATAACCTCATTGATTTCTTCCCATAGTATTAAAGTTCATCCTTCGCTTTGTCGGCTGAAAAATTTGCAGCGGCGGTGTGGATGGAAAATTTAGCTAATGTAGACGGCATTCAAGTACGACATGGATAAAATTTAGTTGATGTATAATGTTGATGTGAACGTTTACATGAGAAAAACTTTATTTGCACTGCACTACGACGTTGCACAACGGGCGACTGCCATGCCAATTAGATTTGATCAGATTTGGGTTTCAAGAGATTCAATTACGGCAATTATGACAGTTAAAGGACTTAATTAGGTAAATTAAAATCGTAATACTCACGATCAAACGTAAAAATACATAGGTAAAAAGTAgagcttcttttttgttttttcctattCGCTGGTGGTCGCAAGATCTTCCTCGTTTGCAATTACGTGAAATCTCGGAAATCTGCTGAAAGACCCAAcaagaaaagtgtttttgtcGGACCATGCTCGAGATTCTGACGAACTCGTACTCTTTCGGAGGATGCGAGAGACAATCCTATAGGCCGTCGTTTCTAATTTTGTCGTATCTTTTTTAGTAGGAGAATAGCCTCCTTGATTTCTTCCCATAGTATTAAAATTCATCCTCTGCTTCGTCGGCTAAAGAATTGGCGGTATCGGCGTGGATGGAAAATGTAAATAGCGTTTAAGTACGACTTGGATAAAATTTAGCTGATGTACAATATTGGTGGGAACAACGTTCACATGAGAAGAACTTTATTTGTATTGCATTACGACGTTGCACGATAGGCGACGGCAATGTCAATGagatttgatcaaatttggTGTTCAACAGAGTTAGCTACAACGATAATGAAAGTAGaaaaacttaattaaaaaaaattaaaaccataAATACTAATACGTAAAAACACATAGGcgaaaagaagattttttttttttgttttttcctagtCACTCGTGTTCGCAACATCTTTCCTCATTGGCAATTATATGAAATCTCTGAAATTTGTGGAAAGACCCCAAAAGAAAAGTGATTTTGTCGGACCACGCACGAGATTCCCACGAACGTCGTAATCTTTTGAATGCAAGAGACAGTCTTGCACACCGTCGTTTCTAATTTTGCCGTATCTTTTAGCACGAGATTAACCTCCTTGATATCTTCTGATAGTATTAACATTCATCCTCCGCTTTGTGGCTGAAGAATTTATGGCATCGATGTGGATGGAAAATTTAGCTATGGAGATGGCGTTCAAGTACGACATGGATAAAATTTAGCTAATATACAATGCTGATGTGAACGTTCATATAAAAACATTTTTACTTGCATCCTTGTACGACGAGCGACGGTTATGTCAATTGGATTTGATCAGATTGGTGCTCAAGAGATTTAATGGCAACAATTATGAAAGTTAAAAGACTTAATTAGATAAATTAAAACCGTAAATACTAATGTGACAATGTAAAAGTACAAAAGCaaaatgtagattttttttttgttgtctttttctTAGTCGCTGGTGGTCGCAGGATCTTCCATTATTGCCAATCATTTGAAACCTCCGAAATATGTGAAaagaccctaaaaaaaaaaagtgattttgttcGGACCATGCACGAGATTCCAAACGACGTTTGCTTGTCGAATGAATTCGGATCTATCCAATTTTGCTGCGTCTTTTTTGGCACGAGAATAACCTTCTTGATTTCTTTCCACAGTGTGAAAATGTCGAGCACCCAATTCTCGACAGATACGCACTCAAATCTCTGTCCCAACTCAGATTCTGTTCGAATATTATATGGTGCGACTGATATCAATCGGTGATGAGCTTTCCAAGATGGTATGTCCTAGCGACCGGTCGGATCAAGAACCGATTTTTGAGGGATGGAGGAGGAGCACTGTCAATGGACATTGGACAAGGAAGAGACAAATCATGCCAGCCGTTATTTTCAGACACCCACctctctcgtctctctctctctctctctctctctctctgtgacaaGTTCACAGCCAGAATTCTCTGTCTCTTCCTATTCCGGTTTCTGTTGGGGCTCCTGAGGTTTTTGTCTACAAGCTCCCGCTCATGGAAGGCGTCCAGGAAAATGGTCTTTTCCCCAGGTTTTTTAGCTCCCCTCAGAGCTCTGATTCTTCCCTCACTTGGGTGTGTTGTGGATTCAAACATGATCTCAGTTTGCTCTCATTTGTCCCTCATGTCCAAAGCGTTCTCTGTGTCTGTGTGTGTCTGccattgattcttttttccttggttCTTGTTTGGTTCTGTGGAAAGATCTCGTGTTTCTCAATGTCGTCTGTATGAGAGTTCTGTTGCAGATGAAAAGCCAGGATCGATCTTTAAATTATGGTAATAAAGCCACGTTCGGCAGCGTCGGAGATTGCTTCTTAACTTGATCAAAAGTTCAGCTTCTTCCAAAACATGTGTAACATTCAAGCTTTGTTGGACCGAAAGTTGGCAAATTTGTGAAGATTTCTTCTTAATCATTGCCTAGGCCTTTCTTGTTTcctgcagttttttttttctttcttttgtcctcCTCCTACCTAGATGATTTGTAGGTGGTTCTTTAATTTCTTGATCTTTTGAATCAAATCAGTGACATATTCTTCTGTAGATGTTTTTTTAGGAATAATTTGTTTTGTCCGCTTCCTCTGTCCTACCACCTAGGGCATATATAGTGTTTGTTGGGACTTGCAATCATGGGTTACTGGGGCTTGTTCTTGACTACTGCTGTTTTCTCAATTTGTCACGTACCCTATTGTTTACTGTCATTTTCATTGTTGGCTTTAAATTTGCCAGCAATGTCCCTGCTATCAAGGCCAGAgaaattcaaaaagaagaaaaagaagaagaggaggaaggaggaggatggcATCGTGTTAAAGGCAAGAAATTCCGGGCTGGTTTCTCTGACTCGATATCCTCCCATGGTAGATTCTTGATCTTTCGCCGCCCCCCCTCTTCGCGACATGATTTCGTTCGTAATTCATCCTGATGGGTGGTTGATGATGCTTTGATCTGTGTATGCTAGACTTAAGATCTTTGGAGATGGAGGGGAGGGCGAACGATACTTCCCCCCGGGGAATTTTCGACGATGGCCTGGGCAGCGTGGATCTCGATGTAACTTCCCCCACCAGCACGTCAAGTTCCGAATGCCAGTCATACTCGAAATCCTCTAGCAATAGGTGGCAGGGTTTCCTCCGCTCGCTGAAGAAGGGATCCACCGTCCGCTTCCACACATTTCCTCTAAAGAGCGTCCCCAAGCTCACTAGGAGGAAGAGCAGGAGGATAAGAGAGGACATGGTGCCGGCGTTCCATGCCAGCCTGGGCACCGAGCTGGGTGAGCTGAACTATTTCAAACCATCCTGGAGGAATTTTACGCTCTTGGAGCTCCAAGAGGCTACCGACAACTTCAGTCATGGTTTGTGACTTTCCATTTCACTGAGTACGCAGTATCTGATGTGAAGGACATCCTCTCAATGTGCTTCTTATGTCTGCTTTTGTGTCAGATAATTTAATTGGGGAAGGAGGATGTGCTGAAGTTTACAAGGGTATACTGCCGGGCGGGGACATCGTTGCGATCAAACGGTTGATGAGGGGATCACCGGAGGAGATGACGGCAGATTTCTTATCTGAGCTCGGAATCATTGTGCATGTGGACCATCCGAACATTGCCAAATTGATCGGATACGGCGTCGAAGGGGGAATGCACTTGATTCTCCATCTGTCTCCCCATGGGAGCCTCGCGTCTCTGTTATACAGTTCGGCTTTCATTCTTAACGAGTTTCTCAAAATATTTGTTACTTTTTCGGTTGGAGTTATGCCGACGAATTGGAATGAGGATTGTTCTGGTACATACTTGCAGGCTCTAGGGAGAAACTGGACTGGGGTATCAGGTACAAGGTCGCTTTAGGAACGGCCAAAGGACTAATGTACCTTCATGAGGAGTGCCAGAGGAGGATTATTCACAAAGATGTGAAGGCCGCTAATATATTGCTCTCCGAGGATTTCGAGCCCCAGGTAGCGAATCGCAGAGATATACATGC contains:
- the LOC115726591 gene encoding uncharacterized protein At4g15545-like isoform X2; this encodes MLAKDASVPTFDLPDDVLRVLPSDPYDQLDVARKITSLALSARVSDLESESSSLRADLADLRSQVDSLGASLADAANRLARADHEKEELLRENASLSETVRKLNRDVAKLEVFRRTLMQSLQEDDESFAGTPQIIARPTLSDDGSLPPSRSSSIQSRLSEMGNSSVEDPETEDSRPGISHGLIFSSQMSTPRFTPLGSPLSFSLSASPSRVSKAVSPRRQPASFATPVDKFDDRSSTRSSSRLIRHGSLGAFEAVSQTGITRVDGKEFLRQVRTRLPYEQFAAFLANVKQLNSHRQSKEETLRNAAEIFGSENKDLYDVFERFLTRRAD
- the LOC115726576 gene encoding receptor-like cytosolic serine/threonine-protein kinase RBK2, with the translated sequence MEGVQENGLFPSNVPAIKAREIQKEEKEEEEEGGGWHRVKGKKFRAGFSDSISSHDLRSLEMEGRANDTSPRGIFDDGLGSVDLDVTSPTSTSSSECQSYSKSSSNRWQGFLRSLKKGSTVRFHTFPLKSVPKLTRRKSRRIREDMVPAFHASLGTELGELNYFKPSWRNFTLLELQEATDNFSHDNLIGEGGCAEVYKGILPGGDIVAIKRLMRGSPEEMTADFLSELGIIVHVDHPNIAKLIGYGVEGGMHLILHLSPHGSLASLLYSSREKLDWGIRYKVALGTAKGLMYLHEECQRRIIHKDVKAANILLSEDFEPQISDFGLMKWLPEQWSHHTVSQIEGTFGYLPPEYFMHGIVDEKTDVYAFGVLLLELITGRKALDSSQKSLVMWAKPLLSDNRIKEAVDPSLGGAYDAEQMDRLIMAATLCTHQSSIHRPPMSQVVRLLKGEKGSLELAKEQHQRPSLRRTYSEELYAAEEYNATKYLNDLDRYMEIVQGLTKECHTE
- the LOC115726591 gene encoding uncharacterized protein At4g15545-like isoform X1; protein product: MLAKDASVPTFDLPDDVLRVLPSDPYDQLDVARKITSLALSARVSDLESESSSLRADLADLRSQVDSLGASLADAANRLARADHEKEELLRENASLSETVRKLNRDVAKLEVFRRTLMQSLQEDDESFAGTPQIIARPTLSEDDGSLPPSRSSSIQSRLSEMGNSSVEDPETEDSRPGISHGLIFSSQMSTPRFTPLGSPLSFSLSASPSRVSKAVSPRRQPASFATPVDKFDDRSSTRSSSRLIRHGSLGAFEAVSQTGITRVDGKEFLRQVRTRLPYEQFAAFLANVKQLNSHRQSKEETLRNAAEIFGSENKDLYDVFERFLTRRAD